In the genome of Streptomyces sp. Tu 3180, the window GGGGTGGCCGTGCCCTCGTGGACCTCGTGGATGAGGGCGTCGCGGTCGAGCAGGTGGGCGACGGCCTTGCGGACGCCGAGCCTCCCGGCGACCGGGTGGTCCATGTTGAAGACCAGGTGCTGGACTTCGGCGCTGCTGCCCTCGACGACCTCGATGCCGCCGGTGCCGTCGTCGGCCTTCTCGATGTCGGTGATGTCCCCGGCGGTGAGGCCGCGGTAGGCGATGTCGACCTCGGCGCCCTGGACGGCCTTCTTGAGGGCGGCCTGGTCGCCGTGGAAGAACTCCAGCGTCACACCGGAGTTCTTCGTCTCGACGGTGCCCCGGTAGTGCTCGTTGACGGAGAAGACGGCCCGGTCGTCGCCGAACGAGTCCAGCTTGTAGGGGCCGGAGCCGACCGCCTCGCCGTCCTCACGCAGCCCGTTCGCGTCGTACTGGCGGTGGTCGACGATGGAGCCGGCGCCGGAGGCGATCTTGCTGGGGAAGGTGGCGTCGGGCGTGTTGAGTTCGAAGACGACCGTCTTCTCGTCCGGCGTCCTGACCTTCTCCAGCATCGGGAACATGATCGCGGGACCGTCGGGGTGGTTGATCCTCAGCATGCGGTCGAAGGAGAACTTCACGTCCTTCGAGGTGAGCGGGTCACCGTTGCTGAACTTGAGACCGTCCCTCAGGGTGCACGTGTACACCTTGGTCCCGGTGTCCGTGAAACCGCACTCCTCGGCGGCCTCCGGCTGCGGCTCGGTGGCCCCCTTGGGGAAGCTGAGCAGCGACTGGAAGACGTTGTTGAACAACAGCCAGGAGCCGGGGTCGTAACCGGAGGCGGGGTCGGTGGCGAGGACGTCGTCGGACACTCCCACCACGATGCCGGAGCCGTCGGCCCCGGAGCCGCCGTTCTCCGACCCGCAGCCGGTCAACAGGCCGGAGGCCAGCCCCGCCACGATCGGCAGGACCGGCCACTGGTTGCGCAGGTTCACGCGTGTACCTCTGTCGTCGGTTCGGTGTCCCGGGCCGTGCTCCCCCGGCCCGGGACGGTGCGATCCGTCAGCCGCTCACGCCGCGGCCGAGCTCCCACAGCTGGAGGGTGGAGGAGGAGTTGACCGCGTAGGCGGTGCCCGTGATGCCGTCGCGCGCGGCGATGTACTGCTTGCCCTGCCACAGCGGCAGCACCGGGACCTCCTTCGCCACGATGTCCTGGATGTCCGTCAGGCTGTCGGAGGCGGCCAGCCGGTCGGCCTGGCGGCGGGACTCGGGGATCAGGTCGTTGCGGATCTCGCCGTTGACGTACGGCGAACCGAGGAAGTTGTCCTCGTCGAGGAACGGGGCGAGGAAGCTGTCGGCGTCCGGGAAGTCGGGGAACCAACCCATGCCGTAGACGTCGTACTGGCCCTTCTGTCCGGCCGGACGGAAGGTCGACCAGGGGGCGCCCTCGATGGAGACGTCGAACAGGCCGCTGTCGTTGAGCTGCTTCTGGAGCTGCTCGAACTCCTTCTTGGTGGCCGGGCCGTAGTGGTCGGTGGTGTAGTGCAGCGTCACCTTCACCGGGGTGCTGACCCCGGCCCCCTCCAGCAGGTTGCGGGCCTTGGCGGTGCTGGGCTCGCCGTACTTGTTGAAGAACGAGTTGGAGTGGCCGGTGATGCTCGCCGGGACCAGCGAGTACAGCGGCTCGGCCTGGGAGCCGTAGACCTTGGAGATCAGCTCGCTGCGGTTGACGATCTGGGCCATCGCCTGGCGGACCGCCGTGTCCTTCACGGTCTCGGCCTCGGTGTTGAAGGCCAGGTAGCGGATCTCCAGACCGGGCATCTCGACCAGGTCGACGTCGTCGTCGGCGTTGCCCGCGAGCTCGCGGATCTGCTCCGGCGACATGCTGCGGGACATGACGTCGATGTCACCCTTCTCCAGCGCGGCGCCCATGGCGTCGGCGTCCTCGAAGGAGACCATCTCGACCTTGTCGTTGTTCACCTCCAACGCCCCCTTGTAGGAGGGGTTCTTGGTGAACGTCGCCCGGACCAGCTCGCCGCCCTCGACCTCCGCGTCCAGGGTGTACGGACCCGAGCCCTCGGCCTCGAAGCCCTCGCGCAGCTTGTCCTTCGCGTAGTCGTCCGGGTTGACGATGCCGGCGACCGGGGTGGACAGCTTGTACGGGAAGGTCGCGTCGGCGGTCTTGAGGTGGAAGATCACCTCGCGGTCGCCCTGCGTCTCGACGGTGTCGATGGTGGACAGCAGCGCGGACACACCGCTGTCGGCCTTGATCGAGCGGGCACGGTCGATGGAGTACTTCACGTCGGCGGCGGTCACCTCGCCGCCGTCCGCGAACTTCAGGCCGTCGCGCAGGGTGCAGCTGTAGCGCTCGTTGCCGGCGTCGGTGAAGCCGCAGGACTCGGCGGCCTCGGGCACCGGCTCGCCGTCGCCGCGCGGCTGGATCATCAGGGTCTGCACGGTCTGGCGCAGGATGTTCCAGGTGCCGACGTCGTAGGCGTAGGCCGGGTCGAGGGGCGCGGGGGCTTCCTTCGAGGCGGTGAACCGGTCCGTGGTGCCGACGGTGATCGCGTCGCCGTCGCCGCTCCCGCTCTCGGTGTCACCACAGGCGGCGAGCACCGGCGCGAGCAGGCCCATCGCGGCCGCCAGCACCAAAGTCTTGCGGTTCATGCTCGAGTTTCTCCAGGACTGTCGACTCCGTGTACCCGGCACGCAGGGTGTCGCAGCGGTTCACGGGGTAGGGGTGATGTTCTCGCGATGAGATTAGTCCGCGCCCGCAGGAGGGTTCGCAGCCACTGGAGTTGAGCTGTCATCACGCAGTGAAACCAGGTGTGAACGCACCGGCAGGTGTGACCGGGGAAGGATTAGTGCAGCATCTCCCCAATCAGGACACAAGGACACGCCGACGAGCACCGAAAAGGGGCGGACAGCACATGCCGACCCCCCTGTCGACCCCGTCCGGAGTGGCGAACGTCACATACGGAAACAAGTTCGACGGCACAGGAATTCAGCCATCGGCAACGGAACGAATTCCTTCGGACACGTGTCCGCAAGCTCGGACACGGGCGAGGGGAATTCCGGCCCTAACACCGCTGCACTCTGGGTGAACACCTAGAGCATTTCCGTCATCAGACCGCGCAGAAATGTCAGGTCGACGACTTCCAGCGAGGGCACGACGGTACGCCGGACGGCCGGGGCGATCGGGGCCACGGAGGGCACCGCCACGACCTGGCAGCCCGCCGCCTCGGCGGCGGCGACACCGGTCGCGGTGTCCTCGATGACGGCGCACCGCAGGGGGTCCGCACCGAGCCCGGCGGCGGCCGCCAGATACGGGTCGGGGTGCGGCTTGGTGCGCGGGACCTCGTCGCCGGCGATCGACAGCGCGAAGTGGTGCGGGCCGAGCGAGGCCAGCACCCGGTCGATGATGCGCCGGTGGGAGGCGGAGACGAGCGCCGTGGGGATCTCGTGCTCGGACAGCTCGGCCAGCAGGCGCGCGGCGCCCGGCATCAGCGGCAGGGCACGGTCGATGCGGTCCTCGAACCCGTCGTTCAGCAGCACCGTCAGCTCGGCCAGGTCGATGTCGGCCCCGGTCGCCTCGATCAGGAACCCCGCGCTGCGGGTCATGGGACCGCCGACCACGACGTGGCGCCAGGACTCGTCGAGGGTGTGGCCGAGGGAGGCGAAGACCTCCACCTCGACGTCCCACCAGAAGCCCTCGGTGTCCACCAGGGTGCCGTCCATGTCGAGGAGCACGGCCTGCAGGGCGGTGCCCTCGGCCGCCGGGGCCTTCCCCGCTCGTGGGGGTGTCCCCACTCGGGCGAAGCCGGGAGCGGGGGAGGAACCGAGGGCTCGGGAAACGGTTCCGGGGGCGGGGACCGTACTGGTCATCCACGTACCTCCTTGAGGGACGGTCAGGCCGGTTCCCCTCGCGGGGAACCGGCCTGCAGTGGACCGACCAGTGTACGTCGTGCGCGGAGCACGTGCCTCTTGTCGCACTCGAGCCCCCGCGACGGGGGGCCTCCGGCGGCCTCAGCGGGCGTTGAAGTACTTGGCTTCGGGGTGGTGGACGACGATGGCGTCGGTGGACTGTTCGGGGTGGAGCTGGAACTCCTCGGACAGGTGGACGCCGATGCGTTCGGGCTGGAGGAGGTCGGCGATCTTGGCGCGGTCCTCCAGGTCGGGGCAGGCGCCGTAGCCCAGGGAGAAGCGGGCGCCGCGGTATTTGAGGGCGAACATGTCCGGCATGGCGGTGGGGTCCTCGCCGGCGAAGCCGAGTTCGGCGCGCACGCGGGCGTGCCAGTACTCGGCGAGGGCCTCGGCGAGCTGGACGGACAGGCCGTGCAGTTCGAGGTAGTCGCGGTAGGCGTTGGCCTGGAACATCCGGGCGGTCTCCTCGCCGATGCGGGAGCCGACGGTGACCACCTGCAGGCCGACCACGTCCGTCTGGCCGGATTCCTCGGGGCGGAAGAAGTCGGCCAGGCACAGCCGGCGGCCGCGGCGCTGGCGGGGGAAGGTGAAGCGGGTGCGTTCGTTGCCCCGCTCGTCCAGGATGAT includes:
- a CDS encoding ABC transporter substrate-binding protein; this encodes MNLRNQWPVLPIVAGLASGLLTGCGSENGGSGADGSGIVVGVSDDVLATDPASGYDPGSWLLFNNVFQSLLSFPKGATEPQPEAAEECGFTDTGTKVYTCTLRDGLKFSNGDPLTSKDVKFSFDRMLRINHPDGPAIMFPMLEKVRTPDEKTVVFELNTPDATFPSKIASGAGSIVDHRQYDANGLREDGEAVGSGPYKLDSFGDDRAVFSVNEHYRGTVETKNSGVTLEFFHGDQAALKKAVQGAEVDIAYRGLTAGDITDIEKADDGTGGIEVVEGSSAEVQHLVFNMDHPVAGRLGVRKAVAHLLDRDALIHEVHEGTATPLYSIIPAGIAGHNTAFFDTYGARPSRAKAAAALREEGITGKVKLTLWSTPSRYGPATDQELAAIAEQLNASGLFDAEMRSVGFEQYEKDVAAGRYGVYVKGWVPDYPDADNFTGPFFGKGNVLGNNYENDTITGSLIPRTAAQTDRSATDKEFGRLQDIVAQELPVLPVWQAKQYAVVRDGVYGLEYCLDASTVFRFWELRKG
- a CDS encoding ABC transporter substrate-binding protein: MNRKTLVLAAAMGLLAPVLAACGDTESGSGDGDAITVGTTDRFTASKEAPAPLDPAYAYDVGTWNILRQTVQTLMIQPRGDGEPVPEAAESCGFTDAGNERYSCTLRDGLKFADGGEVTAADVKYSIDRARSIKADSGVSALLSTIDTVETQGDREVIFHLKTADATFPYKLSTPVAGIVNPDDYAKDKLREGFEAEGSGPYTLDAEVEGGELVRATFTKNPSYKGALEVNNDKVEMVSFEDADAMGAALEKGDIDVMSRSMSPEQIRELAGNADDDVDLVEMPGLEIRYLAFNTEAETVKDTAVRQAMAQIVNRSELISKVYGSQAEPLYSLVPASITGHSNSFFNKYGEPSTAKARNLLEGAGVSTPVKVTLHYTTDHYGPATKKEFEQLQKQLNDSGLFDVSIEGAPWSTFRPAGQKGQYDVYGMGWFPDFPDADSFLAPFLDEDNFLGSPYVNGEIRNDLIPESRRQADRLAASDSLTDIQDIVAKEVPVLPLWQGKQYIAARDGITGTAYAVNSSSTLQLWELGRGVSG
- a CDS encoding HAD family phosphatase, whose product is MTSTVPAPGTVSRALGSSPAPGFARVGTPPRAGKAPAAEGTALQAVLLDMDGTLVDTEGFWWDVEVEVFASLGHTLDESWRHVVVGGPMTRSAGFLIEATGADIDLAELTVLLNDGFEDRIDRALPLMPGAARLLAELSEHEIPTALVSASHRRIIDRVLASLGPHHFALSIAGDEVPRTKPHPDPYLAAAAGLGADPLRCAVIEDTATGVAAAEAAGCQVVAVPSVAPIAPAVRRTVVPSLEVVDLTFLRGLMTEML